In the Desulfitobacterium hafniense DCB-2 genome, ATCGGGGCTCCCAAATATGGTTAAAGGCGCGTGAGGCAGGATGTCCGTTCATTGGGAAAAATCACAAGAAACTGAAGAGCAGATACATGTGCTCATCGTGGACAGCCACCGGCCCTTTGCAGAAGGGACCAGGGCGTTGCTGTCTTCTGAACCGCGCATAGTGACCATCGGAATTGCCGGGGATGAAGACTCGTGTCTGAATTTTCTCCGCCATTCTGTGCCGGATGTTGTTTTATTGGATTTTTATCTTCGGGATATCAGCGGGCTGGACTTGATGGATAAGATAAAAGCGGCCCACCCCGCCCTAAAGGTTATTCTGATGGTGGAACAAAGTCAGGAGGGTTATGTTCTGGCGGCAAGCCGCAAAGGGGCCGAAGGGCTGTTGTTGAAAACCTGTGCCGTCGAGGAAATGATACAAGCTGTCTTAAGCGTGTCTAAAGGGGGCGTATATTATTCTCCAAGCCCGCTGGCGTTTTCCCAG is a window encoding:
- a CDS encoding response regulator; the protein is MSVHWEKSQETEEQIHVLIVDSHRPFAEGTRALLSSEPRIVTIGIAGDEDSCLNFLRHSVPDVVLLDFYLRDISGLDLMDKIKAAHPALKVILMVEQSQEGYVLAASRKGAEGLLLKTCAVEEMIQAVLSVSKGGVYYSPSPLAFSQVEIDFHDLHFPAKPAEVLKRLLTPREKEIMSLLTKPLHNREIAAALGITARAAHLQVKIILLKFGIKTRLEAVLSWAYVDE